One window of Chloroflexus aggregans DSM 9485 genomic DNA carries:
- the thiM gene encoding hydroxyethylthiazole kinase encodes MTFNDRIAELRDRVRQQRPLIHHITNFVVMNDTANVTLHIGGLPVMAHDREEVAEMVAAAGALVLNVGTLSPDWIEAMIIAGKRANELGIPIVLDPVGAGATSLRTSSNRRLLETLQVAVIRGNSGEIGALAGMGGVVKGVEAVVEADDPLAAAQVLARQYHTVVAVTGRRDLVTDGSRVLAVDNGHEWLKTLTGTGCSATTVIAAFTAVERDYLFAAAAGLACFGLAAELAAPQARGPASFKVAFYDAIYHLAADQIRAGARVVDLSTEQSKAVAQS; translated from the coding sequence ATGACGTTCAATGACCGGATCGCCGAGTTGCGAGATCGGGTGCGCCAGCAGCGCCCTCTTATTCACCACATTACCAATTTTGTCGTAATGAACGATACGGCTAATGTAACCCTGCATATCGGTGGGCTACCGGTGATGGCGCATGATCGCGAGGAAGTGGCCGAGATGGTGGCGGCTGCCGGAGCGTTGGTGCTGAATGTTGGTACGCTCTCGCCCGATTGGATCGAGGCGATGATCATTGCCGGCAAGCGGGCGAATGAACTAGGGATTCCGATTGTACTCGATCCGGTCGGGGCTGGGGCAACATCGTTGCGCACGAGTAGTAATCGCCGCCTGCTGGAGACGTTGCAGGTTGCTGTGATCCGTGGAAATTCGGGTGAGATCGGTGCCTTAGCCGGGATGGGTGGAGTCGTGAAAGGGGTTGAGGCGGTCGTTGAGGCCGATGATCCACTGGCCGCTGCCCAGGTACTGGCCCGTCAGTATCATACGGTGGTAGCCGTGACCGGACGACGCGATCTCGTCACCGACGGCTCGCGGGTGTTGGCGGTTGATAATGGTCACGAATGGCTCAAGACGCTGACCGGTACCGGTTGCTCGGCGACAACGGTGATTGCCGCCTTTACCGCAGTCGAACGCGATTATCTCTTTGCCGCTGCTGCCGGCTTGGCTTGTTTTGGTTTGGCGGCTGAGCTGGCTGCACCGCAGGCGCGTGGCCCGGCCAGTTTTAAAGTAGCCTTCTATGATGCGATCTATCACCTCGCAGCCGATCAGATTCGGGCCGGTGCGCGGGTTGTCGATCTCAGTACGGAACAGAGTAAGGCAGTGGCGCAGTCGTAG
- the thiE gene encoding thiamine phosphate synthase, with amino-acid sequence MALRQAVDWSLYVVTDAGLSRGRSHVAVIEAAITGGATVVQYREKHAPTRQMVAEAQVLRELTRRTGVPLIVNDRLDVALAVDADGVHLGQDDMPAALARRLIGPDKILGISASTLAEALQAVQDGADYLGVGPIFATPTKPDAAPPIGIDGLRLIRQHVSLPIVAIGGINATNAAEVMAAGPDGIAVVSAVVAAEDIAVAAQELRAMVNASRQRREAASN; translated from the coding sequence ATGGCGCTCAGGCAAGCCGTTGATTGGAGTTTGTATGTCGTTACCGATGCCGGTCTCTCCCGTGGCCGTTCGCATGTAGCGGTGATCGAGGCTGCGATTACCGGTGGCGCAACGGTGGTGCAGTATCGGGAAAAGCATGCCCCTACCCGACAGATGGTAGCCGAAGCCCAAGTCTTGCGTGAGCTGACGCGCCGCACCGGTGTGCCATTGATTGTCAATGACCGTCTCGATGTTGCGTTGGCCGTTGATGCCGACGGTGTGCATCTCGGTCAAGATGATATGCCGGCGGCGTTGGCCCGTCGCTTGATCGGTCCTGACAAAATCCTGGGTATTTCGGCGAGTACGTTAGCTGAAGCTTTGCAAGCGGTGCAAGACGGCGCCGATTATCTCGGTGTCGGGCCGATCTTTGCCACACCAACCAAACCGGATGCTGCACCACCGATTGGTATAGACGGTCTACGCTTGATCCGTCAGCACGTGTCGTTGCCAATCGTGGCGATTGGCGGAATCAATGCCACGAATGCGGCTGAGGTCATGGCTGCCGGTCCTGACGGGATTGCCGTGGTGTCGGCAGTGGTCGCCGCCGAAGATATTGCGGTTGCGGCCCAGGAGTTGCGTGCGATGGTAAACGCAAGCCGCCAACGCCGTGAAGCTGCGTCGAATTGA
- the thiD gene encoding bifunctional hydroxymethylpyrimidine kinase/phosphomethylpyrimidine kinase, producing MSLPRCLTIAGSDSGGGAGIQADLKAFAALGVYGMSALTAVTAQNTIGVQAVFELPATLVAQQIDSVVTDIGVDAVKTGMLANAEIIAVVAEKARTYRWPYLVVDPVMVAKSGDPLLRPEARTALISLLFPLATIVTPNLPEAKALTGLNISSVAEMEQAAQQIHALGPRWVLVKGGHLAGDSVDVLYDGHEYRYFSSSRIETRHTHGTGCTFASAIAAGLAKGLSVPEAVQAAKDYITLALQHAPGLGQGHGPVHHFAAWYR from the coding sequence ATGAGCTTGCCACGTTGTCTGACCATTGCCGGGTCCGATTCAGGAGGTGGCGCCGGTATTCAAGCCGATCTGAAAGCTTTTGCCGCCCTCGGTGTCTATGGGATGAGTGCCTTGACGGCGGTGACGGCGCAGAACACCATCGGTGTCCAAGCGGTGTTTGAATTACCGGCGACATTGGTGGCACAGCAGATCGATTCGGTGGTTACCGATATCGGTGTTGATGCCGTCAAAACCGGTATGTTGGCGAATGCTGAGATTATTGCCGTCGTGGCCGAGAAAGCGCGCACCTACCGCTGGCCGTATCTAGTGGTCGATCCGGTGATGGTTGCCAAAAGCGGCGATCCATTGTTACGCCCAGAGGCACGAACGGCCCTGATCTCACTCCTATTTCCACTGGCAACCATTGTGACGCCTAACTTGCCCGAAGCAAAGGCGTTAACCGGTCTGAACATCTCTTCTGTTGCCGAGATGGAACAGGCCGCCCAGCAGATTCATGCGCTCGGTCCACGGTGGGTGTTGGTCAAGGGCGGTCATTTGGCCGGTGATAGCGTTGATGTGTTGTACGATGGCCATGAGTATCGTTATTTCAGCTCATCACGGATCGAGACAAGGCATACCCACGGTACCGGCTGCACGTTTGCCTCGGCGATTGCTGCCGGGTTAGCAAAAGGTTTGTCGGTGCCGGAGGCGGTGCAGGCAGCGAAGGATTACATTACGCTCGCTTTGCAACATGCACCCGGTCTGGGGCAAGGCCATGGTCCGGTGCATCACTTTGCCGCATGGTATAGATGA